The Fragaria vesca subsp. vesca linkage group LG2, FraVesHawaii_1.0, whole genome shotgun sequence genome includes a window with the following:
- the LOC101302409 gene encoding uncharacterized protein LOC101302409 yields the protein MASLSFTSASSIPSCPPMNKNTKTPFGKRTHYFSFTSSPKPISRKHHPITFSMKDDQSSSSSSTAVVSEKPSDDTSDTQKSGEEGENGEEGDEEKQEMDWKTDEEFKRFMGNPSIEAAIKLEKKRADRKLKDLDRESSDNPIVGLLNRALRDSLTREKERLEKAEETFKAIDLNKLKSCFGFDTFFPTDVRRFGDGGIFIGNLRRPIEEVMPKLEKKLSEAAGREVVLWFMEEKTNDITKQVCMVQPKAEIDLQFEYTKLSTPWGYVSAVALCVATFGTIALMSGFFLKPGATFDDYVANAVPLFSGFISILGVSEIATRVTAARYGVKLSPSFLVPSNWTGCVGVMNNYESLLPNKKALFDIPVARTASAYITSLMLAVAAFVVDGSFNGGDNALYIRPQFFDNNPLLSFIQFVIGPYADDLGNVLPNAVEGVGVPVDPLAFAGLLGMVVTSLNLLPCGRLEGGRIAQAMFGRSTATLLSFATSLLLGIGGLSGSVLCLAWGLFATFFRGGEEVPAKDEITPLGDDRFAWGCVLGLICFLTLFPNGGGTFSSSFFNAPFFRGDL from the exons ATGGCTTCTCTTTCTTTCACTTCAGCTTCCTCCATACCTTCATGTCCTCCCATGAACAAGAACACCAAAACCCCATTTGGTAAAAGAACCCATTACTTCTCTTTTACTTCATCTCCTAAACCCATCTCAAGAAAACACCACCCCATTACATTTTCCATGAAAGATGACCAATCTTCTTCTTCTTCTTCAACTGCTGTAGTTTCTGAGAAGCCAAGTGATGACACTAGTGATACCCAAAAGAGTGGAGAAGAAGGCGAAAACGGTGAAGAGGGTGATGAGGAGAAGCAAGAAATGGATTGGAAGACAGATGAGGAGTTCAAGAGGTTCATGGGGAACCCCTCAATTGAAGCTGCAATAAAGTTGGAGAAGAAGAGGGCAGATAGGAAGCTCAAGGATCTTGATAGGGAAAGTAGTGATAACCCAATTGTAGGGCTGCTTAATAGAGCTTTAAGAGATAGTTTGACTAGAGAGAAGGAGAGATTGGAGAAAGCTGAAGAGACCTTCAAGGCTATTGACCTTAACAAG TTGAAGAGTTGTTTTGGTTTCGATACGTTTTTTCCAACTGATGTTCGGAGATTTGGAGATGGAGGCATTTTCATTGGAAATTTGAGGAGACCAATTGAAGAGGTCATGCCCAAATTAGAGAAAAAGCTGTCTGAAGCGGCAGGAAGAGAGGTTGTTTTATGGTTCATGGAGGAAAAAACAAATGACATCACAAAACAG GTCTGTATGGTGCAACCTAAAGCAGAAATAGATCTCCAATTTGAGTATACCAAGCTGAGCACTCCGTGGGGTTATGTTAGCGCAGTAGCATTGTGTGTTGCTACTTTTGGAACAATAGCTCTGATGAGTGGCTTCTTCCTTAAACCTGGTGCTACTTTTGATGACTACGTAGCCAATGCTGTGCCTCTCTTCAGTGGCTTCATATCCATTTTGGGAGTTTCTGAG ATAGCCACTAGAGTAACAGCAGCTCGGTATGGTGTAAAACTCAGCCCATCTTTTCTTGTGCCATCCAATTGGACGGGGTGTGTAGGAGTGATGAATAACTATGAATCACTTCTTCCAAATAAAAAAGCTCTCTTTGATATTCCAGTGGCGCGCACAGCTAGTGCATATATTACATCTCTGATGCTTGCAGTTGCTGCATTTGTGGTGGATGGCAGCTTCAACGGGGGTGACAATGCATT GTATATAAGGCCTCAGTTCTTTGACAACAACCCACTGCTTTCTTTTATCCAATTCGTTATTGGTCCTTATGCTGATGATCTTGGAAATGTGCTACCCAATGCAGTGGAAGGTGTTGGAGTTCCTGTTGATCCCCTTGCTTTTGCTGGACTTCTAG GAATGGTTGTGACATCTCTGAACTTGTTGCCTTGTGGAAGGCTCGAGGGAGGCCGGATTGCACAAGCTATGTTTGGGAGAAGCACAGCTACTCTGCTATCATTTGCCACATCGCTTTTACTTGGCATTGGTGGCCTGAGTGGAAGTGTCCTTTGCTTGGCATGGGGGTTATTTGCAACCTTCTTCCGAGGTGGAGAAGAAGTACCTGCAAAAGATGAGATCACTCCATTAGGGGATGACAGATTTGCTTGGGGTTGTGTCCTTGGACTCATATGTTTCCTCACTCTATTCCCCAATGGCGGAGGAACATTCTCCAGCTCATTTTTCAATGCGCCGTTCTTCAGGGGAGATCTGTAA